A portion of the Rhinopithecus roxellana isolate Shanxi Qingling chromosome 19, ASM756505v1, whole genome shotgun sequence genome contains these proteins:
- the MYH8 gene encoding myosin-8: MSASSDAEMAVFGEAAPYLRKSEKERIEAQNKPFDAKTSVFVAEPKESYVKSAIQSKEGGRVTVKTEGGATLTVREDQVFPMNPPKYDKIEDMAMMTHLHEPGVLYNLKERYAAWMIYTYSGLFCVTVNPYKWLPVYKPEVVAAYRGKKRQEAPPHIFSISDNAYQFMLTDRENQSILITGESGAGKTVNTKRVIQYFATIAVTGEKKKDESGKMQGTLEDQIISANPLLEAFGNAKTVRNDNSSRFGKFIRIHFGTTGKLASADIETYLLEKSRVTFQLKAERSYHIFYQITSNKKPDLIEMLLITTNPYDYAFVSQGEITVPSIDDQEELMATDSAIDILGFTPEEKVSIYKLTGAVMHYGNMKFKQKQREEQAEPDGTEVADKAAYLQSLNSADLLKALCYPRVKVGNEYVTKGQTVQQVYNAVGALAKAVYEKMFLWMVTRINQQLDTKQPRQYFIGVLDIAGFEIFDFNSLEQLCINFTNEKLQQFFNHHMFVLEQEEYKKEGIEWTFIDFGMDLAACIELIEKPMGIFSILEEECMFPKATDTSFKNKLYDQHLGKSANFQKPKVVKGKAEAHFSLIHYAGTVDYNITGWLDKNKDPLNDTVVGLYQKSAMKTLASLFSTYASAEADSGAKKGAKKKGSSFQTVSALFRENLNKLMTNLRSTHPHFVRCIIPNETKTPGAMEHELVLHQLRCNGVLEGIRICRKGFPSRILYGDFKQRYKVLNASAIPEGQFIDSKKASEKLLASIDIDHTQYKFGHTKVFFKAGLLGLLEEMRDEKLAQIITRTQAVCRGFLMRVEYQKMLQRREALFCIQYNVRAFMNVKHWPWMKLFFKIKPLLKSAETEKEMATMKEEFQKTKDELAKSEAKRKELEEKMVTLLKEKNDLQLQVQSEADSLADAEERCEQLIKNKIQLEAKIKEVTERAEEEEEINAELTAKKRKLEDECSELKKDIDDLELTLAKVEKEKHATENKVKNLTEEMAGLDETIAKLSKEKKALQEAHQQTLDDLQAEEDKVNTLTKAKTKLEQQVDDLEGSLEQEKKLRMDLERAKRKLEGDLKLAQESTMDIENDKQQLDEKLKKKEFEISNLISKIEDEQAVEIQLQKKIKELQARIEELEEEIEAERASRAKAEKQRSDLSRELEEISERLEEAGGATSAQVELNKKREAEFQKLRRDMEEATLQHEAMAAALRKKHADSMAELGEQIDNLQRVKQKLEKEKSELKMEIDDLSSNAEAISKAKGNLEKMCRALEDQVSELKTKEEEQQRLINDLTAQRARLQTEAGEYSRQLDEKDALVSQLSRSKQASTQQIEELKRQLEEETKAKNALAHALQSSRHDCDLLREQYEEEQEGKAELQRALSKTNSEVAQWRTKYETDAIQRTEELEEAKKKLAQRLQEAEEHVEAVNAKCASLEKTKQRLQNEVEDLMLDVERSNAACAALDKKQRNFDKVLSEWKQKYEETQAELEASQKEACSLSTELFKVKNAYEESLDQLETLRRENKNLQQEISDLTEQIAEGGKQIHELEKIKKQVEQEKSEIQAALEEAEASLEHEEGKILRIQLELNQVKSEVDRKIAEKDEEIDQLKRNHTRIVETMQSTLDAEIRSRNDALRVKKKMEGDLNEMEIQLNHANRLAAESLRNYRNTQGILKETQLHLDDALQGQEDLKEQLAIIERRANLLQAEIEELRATLEQTERSRKIAEQELLDASERVQLLHTQNTSLINTKKKLENDVSQLQSEVEEVIQESRNAEEKAKKAITDAAMMAEELKKEQDTSAHLERMKKNLEQTVKDLQHRLDEAEQLALKGGKKQIQKLETRVRELEGEVENEQKRNAEAVKGLRKHERRVKELTYQTEEDRKNVLRLQDLVDKLQAKVKSYKRLAEEAEEQSNANLSKFRKLQHELEEAEERADIAESQVNKLRVKSREVHTKINAE, encoded by the exons ATGAGTGCGAGCTCGGATGCTGAGATGGCTGTTTTTGGCGAAGCTGCTCCCTATCTTCGAAAATCGGAAAAGGAGCGGATTGAGGCCCAAAACAAGCCGTTTGATGCTAAAACATCTGTCTTTGTGGCGGAGCCCAAGGAATCCTATGTGAAGAGTGCTATACAGAGCAAAGAAGGAGGGAGAGTAACTGTCAAGACTGAAGGTGGAGCA ACTCTAACTGTCAGGGAAGACCAAGTCTTCCCTATGAACCCTCCAAAATATGACAAAATTGAGGACATGGCCATGATGACTCACCTACACGAGCCTGGAGTGCTATACAACCTCAAAGAGCGCTACGCAGCCTGGATGATCTAC ACCTACTCAGGCCTCTTCTGTGTCACCGTCAACCCCTACAAGTGGCTGCCGGTGTACAagccagaggtggtggctgcCTACAGAGGCAAAAAGCGCCAGGAGGCCCCGCCCCACATCTTCTCCATCTCTGACAATGCCTATCAGTTCATGTTGACTG ATCGAGAGAACCAGTCCATCCTGATCAC CGGAGAATCTGGTGCCGGAAAGACTGTGAACACCAAGCGTGTCATCCAATACTTTGCAACAATTGCAGTTACtggagagaagaagaaggatgAATCTGGCAAAATGCAG GGTACTCTGGAAGATCAAATCATCAGCGCCAATCCCCTACTGGAGGCCTTTGGCAATGCCAAAACTGTGAGGAATGACAACTCCTCTCGCTTT GGTAAATTCATTAGAATCCACTTTGGAACTACAGGGAAGCTGGCATCTGCTGATATAGAAACAT ATCTTTTAGAAAAGTCCAGAGTTACTTTCCAGCTAAAGGCAGAAAGAAGCTACCATATTTTTTATCAGATCACTTCCAATAAGAAGCCAGATCTAATTG AAATGCTCCTGATCACCACCAACCCATATGACTATGCCTTCGTCAGTCAAGGGGAGATCACAGTTCCCAGTATTGATGACCAAGAAGAGTTGATGGCCACTGAT AGTGCCATTGACATCCTGGGCTTCACTCCTGAAGAGAAAGTGTCCATCTATAAACTCACAGGGGCTGTGATGCATTATGGGAACATGAAATTCAAGCAAAAGCAGCGTGAGGAGCAAGCTGAGCCAGATGGCACAGAAG TTGCTGACAAGGCAGCCTATCTTCAGAGTCTGAACTCTGCAGATCTGCTCAAAGCCCTCTGCTACCCCAGGGTCAAGGTTGGCAATGAGTATGTCACCAAAGGTCAAACTGTGCAGCAG GTGTACAATGCAGTGGGTGCTCTGGCCAAAGCCGTCTACGAGAAGATGTTCCTGTGGATGGTCACCCGCATCAACCAGCAGCTGGACACCAAGCAGCCCAGGCAGTACTTCATCGGGGTCTTggacattgctggctttgaaatcTTTGAT TTCAACAGCCTGGAGCAGCTGTGCATCAACTTCACCAACGAGAAACTGCAACAGTTTTTCAACCACCACATGTTTGTGCTGGAGCAGGAGGAGTATAAGAAGGAAGGCATCGAGTGGACGTTCATTGACTTCGGGATGGACCTGGCTGCCTGCATCGAGCTCATTGAGAAG CCTATGGGCATCTTCTCCATCCTGGAAGAGGAGTGCATGTTCCCCAAGGCAACAGACACCTCCTTCAAGAACAAGCTGTATGACCAGCACCTGGGCAAGTCTGCCAACTTCCAGAAGCCCAAGGTGGTCAAAGGCAAGGCCGAGGCCCACTTCTCTCTGATTCACTATGCTGGCACTGTGGACTACAATATTACTGGCTGGCTGGACAAGAACAAGGACCCCCTGAATGACACTGTGGTGGGGTTGTACCAGAAGTCTGCAATGAAGACTCTAGCCAGTCTCTTTTCCACGTATGCGAGTGCTGAAGCAG ATAGCGGCGCAAAGAAAGGTGCTAAGAAAAAGGGCTCTTCTTTCCAGACTGTGTCTGCCCTTTTCAGG gaaaatttaaataaactgaTGACGAATCTGAGGAGCACACACCCTCACTTCGTACGGTGTATCATTCCCAATGAAACCAAAACTCCTG GGGCAATGGAACATGAACTTGTCCTGCACCAGCTGAGGTGTAACGGTGTGCTGGAAGGCATCCGCATCTGTAGGAAAGGATTCCCAAGCAGAATCTTATACGGTGATTTTAAACAAAG ATACAAGGTTTTAAATGCAAGTGCTATTCCAGAGGGACAGTTCATTGACAgcaagaaggcttctgagaaacttcttgcttcTATTGACATTGATCACACTCAATATAAATTTGGACATACAAAg GTTTTCTTCAAAGCTGGCCTCCTGGGTCTTCTGGaagaaatgagagatgaaaaaTTGGCCCAGATTATAACAAGAACACAAGCTGTCTGTAGGGGATTCCTAATGAGGGTAGAATATCAGAAGATGTTGCAAAGGAG AGAAGCACTTTTCTGCATCCAGTATAATGTCCGTGCCTTTATGAACGTCAAGCACTGGCCCTGGATGAAACTGTTCTTCAAGATTAAGCCCCTCCTCAAGAGTGCGGAGACTGAGAAAGAGATGGCCACCATGAAGGAagaattccagaaaacaaaagatgAACTTGCCAAGTCAGAGGCAAAAAGGAAGGAACTAGAGGAAAAAATGGTCACtctcttaaaagagaaaaatgacctGCAACTCCAGGTTCAATCT GAAGCAGATAGCTTGGCTGATGCAGAGGAAAGGTGTGAGCaactgattaaaaacaaaatccaacttGAGGCCAAAATCAAAGAGGTGACTGAAagagctgaggaggaggaagagatcaATGCTGAGCTGACAGCCAAGAAGAGGAAACTGGAGGATGAATGTTCGGAACTCAAGAAAGACATTGATGACCTTGAGCTGACACTGGCCAAGGTTGAGAAGGAGAAACATGCCACAGAGAACAAG GTGAAAAATCTTACAGAAGAGATGGCAGGCCTGGATGAAACCATTGCAAAACTGTCCAAGGAGAAGAAGGCTCTCCAGGAGGCCCACCAGCAGACCCTGGATGACCTGCAGGCAGAGGAGGACAAAGTCAACACCCTGACCAAAGCTAAAACCAAGCTAGAACAGCAAGTGGATGAT CTTGAAGGGTCTCTGGAACAAGAAAAGAAGCTTCGAATGGATCTAGAAAGAGCAAAGAGGAAACTGGAGGGTGACCTCAAATTGGCCCAAGAATCCACAATGGATATAGAAAATGACAAACAGCAACTTGACGAAAAGCTTAAAAA GAAAGAATTTGAAATTAGCAATTTGATAAGCAAAATTGAAGATGAACAAGCTGTAGAAATTCAACTACAGAAGAAAATCAAAGAGTTGCAG GCCCGCATTGAGGAGCTGGAAGAAGAAATTGAGGCAGAGCGGGCCTCCCGAGCCAAGGCAGAGAAGCAGCGCTCTGACCTCTCGCGGGAACTGGAGGAGATCAGCGAGAGGCTGGAAGAAGCCGGTGGGGCAACTTCTGCTCAGGTGGAATTGAACAAGAAGCGGGAGGCTGAGTTTCAGAAACTGCGCAGGGACATGGAGGAGGCCACTCTGCAGCATGAAGCTATGGCGGCTGCTCTTCGGAAAAAGCACGCTGACAGTATGGCTGAGCTTGGGGAGCAGATTGACAACCTGCAGCGGGTCAAACAGAagctggagaaggagaagagTGAGCTGAAGATGGAGATTGATGACCTTAGCAGTAACGCAGAGGCCATTTCCAAAGCCAAG GGGAACCTTGAAAAGATGTGCCGTGCTCTAGAAGACCAAGTGAGTGAGCTCAAGACCAAGGAAGAGGAGCAGCAGCGGCTGATCAATGATCTCACAGCGCAGAGAGCACGTCTGCAGACAGAAGCAG GTGAATATTCTCGACAATTAGATGAGAAAGATGCTTTAGTCTCTCAACTTTCAAGGAGCAAGCAAGCATCTACTCAGCAGATTGAAGAGCTGAAACGTCAACTAGAGGAAGAAACTAAA GCCAAGAACGCCCTGGCGCACGCCCTGCAGTCCTCCCGCCATGACTGTGACCTGCTGCGGGAACAGTatgaggaggagcaggaaggcaAAGCTGAACTGCAGAGGGCGCTGTCCAAGACCAACAGTGAGGTTGCTCAGTGGAGGACCAAATACGAGACGGACGCCATTCAGCGCAcagaggagctggaggaggccaA GAAGAAGTTGGCCCAGCGCCTGCAGGAAGCGGAGGAACATGTAGAAGCTGTGAATGCCAAATGTGCTTCCCTTGAAAAGACAAAGCAGCGGCTCCAGAATGAAGTTGAAGACCTCATGCTTGATGTGGAAAGGTCTAATGCAGCCTGTGCAGCTCTTGATAAGAAGCAAAGGAACTTTGACAAG GTCCTATCAGAATGGAAACAGAAGTATGAGGAAACTCAGGCTGAACTTGAGGCCTCCCAGAAGGAGGCCTGTTCTCTTAGCACCGAGCTGTTCAAGGTGAAGAATGCCTACGAGGAATCCCTGGATCAACTCGAAACgctaagaagagaaaataagaactTGCAAC AGGAGATTTCTGACCTCACTGAGCAGATTGCAGAGGGAGGAAAGCAAATTCACgaattggagaaaataaagaagcaagTAGAACAAGAGAAATCTGAAATTCAGGCTGCTTTAGAGGAAGCAGAG GCATCTCTTGAACATGAAGAAGGAAAGATTCTGCGTATCCAGCTTGAGTTAAACCAAGTCAAGTCTGAAGTTGATAGAAAAATTGCagaaaaagatgaggaaattgaccAGCTGAAGAGAAACCACACTAGAATCGTGGAGACAATGCAGAGCACGCTGGATGCAGAGATTAGAAGCAGAAATGATGCTCTGAGAgtcaagaagaaaatggaaggagATCTGAATGAAATGGAAATCCAGCTGAATCATGCCAATCGCTTAGCTGCAGAGAGTTTAAGGAACTACAGGAACACCCAAGGAATCCTGAAG GAAACCCAGCTCCACCTGGATGATGCTCTCCAGGGCCAAGAAGACCTGAAGGAACAGCTGGCGATCATAGAGCGCAGAGCCAACCTGCTGCAGGCTGAGATCGAGGAGCTGCGGGCCACTCTGGAGCAGACAGAGAGGAGCAGGAAAATCGCAGAACAGGAGCTCCTGGATGCCAGTGAGCGTGTCCAGCTCCTCCACACCCAG AATACCAGCCTCATCAACACcaagaagaaattagaaaatgatgTTTCTCAACTCCAAAGTGAAGTGGAAGAAGTAATCCAAGAATCACGCAATGCAGAAGAGAAAGCCAAGAAGGCCATCACTGAT GCTGCCATGATGGCTGAGGAGCTGAAGAAGGAACAGGACACCAGCGCCCACCTGGAGCGGATGAAGAAGAACCTGGAGCAGACAGTGAAGGACCTGCAGCACCGTCTAGATGAGGCCGAGCAGCTGGCGCTGAAGGGTGGGAAGAAGCAGATCCAGAAACTGGAGACCAGG GTACGTGAGCTTGAAGGAGAGGTTGAAAATGAACAGAAACGTAATGCAGAGGCTGTTAAAGGTCTACGGAAACATGAGCGACGAGTAAAAGAACTCACCTACCAG aCTGAAGAAGATCGCAAGAATGTTCTCAGGCTGCAGGACTTGGTAGATAAATTACAGGCGAAGGTGAAATCATACAAGAGACTAGCTGAGGAGGCT GAGGAACAATCCAATGCTAATCTATCTAAATTCCGCAAACTCCAGCACGAGTTGGAGGAGGCCGAGGAACGGGCTGACATTGCTGAGTCCCAGGTCAACAAATTGCGAGTGAAGAGCCGAGAGGTtcacacaaaaatcaatgcaGAGTAA